The following coding sequences lie in one Polynucleobacter necessarius genomic window:
- a CDS encoding GDP-mannose 4,6-dehydratase — protein sequence MAKKALIIGITGQDGAYLAKHLLSQGYEVTGSSRDVMASSFHNLNTLGIRAQVKLISVSINDFRSVFNAISASEPDEIYNLAGQTSVGLSFDQPVEAIESIAIGTLNILEVIRLLNKPVRFYNAGSSECFGDTGNTPANEQTPFAPRSPYAVAKSTAKWLINSYRESYGLYACTGILFNHESPLRPERFVTQKIIAGAAKIKAGQLDKLQLGNLDISRDWGWAPEYVKAMWLMMQLDKPDDFVIATGRQESLKYFVQKSFEYFDLDWQKYVEIEKSFFRPNEIVSSVGNPEKAIKTLGWEKPTDVDGVIKMMCAEKAKSIKY from the coding sequence TTGGCAAAAAAAGCCTTAATCATCGGCATTACCGGACAAGATGGTGCTTACCTAGCGAAGCACCTTCTGTCTCAAGGCTACGAGGTCACTGGCTCGTCACGCGATGTGATGGCTTCTTCATTTCACAATCTCAATACCCTAGGCATTCGCGCGCAAGTCAAACTGATATCAGTATCGATCAATGACTTTAGAAGTGTCTTTAATGCCATTTCAGCAAGCGAACCCGACGAAATCTACAACCTTGCTGGTCAAACTTCAGTAGGACTATCGTTTGATCAGCCGGTGGAGGCTATTGAGAGTATTGCGATTGGCACCCTGAATATTTTAGAAGTCATTCGCTTACTGAATAAGCCAGTGCGTTTTTATAATGCGGGCTCCAGCGAATGCTTTGGTGACACTGGCAACACACCTGCCAATGAACAAACTCCTTTTGCACCACGTAGCCCCTATGCTGTTGCTAAATCGACCGCGAAGTGGCTCATTAATAGTTACCGCGAGTCTTATGGCTTATATGCCTGTACTGGTATTTTGTTTAATCACGAATCACCACTGCGTCCAGAGCGTTTTGTCACGCAAAAGATTATTGCTGGCGCCGCCAAGATCAAAGCGGGTCAACTCGACAAGTTGCAGTTGGGTAATTTAGATATTTCTCGCGACTGGGGCTGGGCACCAGAGTATGTCAAGGCGATGTGGCTCATGATGCAACTGGATAAACCAGATGATTTTGTCATTGCGACTGGCAGACAAGAGTCTCTCAAATACTTTGTACAAAAATCTTTTGAGTACTTTGATCTCGATTGGCAAAAGTATGTTGAGATTGAGAAGAGCTTCTTCCGTCCCAATGAAATTGTTAGTAGCGTAGGTAATCCAGAAAAAGCCATTAAAACTTTAGGTTGGGAAAAACCTACTGATGTGGATGGCGTGATTAAGATGATGTGCGCCGAAAAGGCTAAATCAATTAAGTACTAA
- the kdsB gene encoding 3-deoxy-manno-octulosonate cytidylyltransferase has protein sequence MSNSSSANLAPDFLVVIPARLGSTRLPRKPLANIAGKPMVVQVAIQAKKSQAQSVVVATDFPEILAVCKEHHIDCLLTSPDHPTGTDRLAEVASLLKLPDNALIVNVQGDEPLIPPELINQVAKTLADHADCAISTVAVPIDDAAEINNPNAVKVVLNRHGEALYFSRAPIPFVRDAKNTDQIEHLRHLGIYAYRADFLQAYARLLPAPPEQAEALEQLRALWNGYKIAVYTAPETPPAGVDTPEDLERIRGLLGGS, from the coding sequence ATGAGCAACTCTTCTTCGGCCAACTTGGCTCCAGATTTTTTAGTAGTCATTCCTGCACGACTGGGATCTACGCGGTTACCACGCAAACCACTAGCTAATATTGCTGGCAAACCGATGGTGGTGCAGGTCGCTATACAGGCAAAAAAATCACAAGCTCAAAGTGTAGTGGTCGCTACAGATTTTCCCGAGATTTTGGCAGTCTGCAAGGAGCACCATATTGATTGTTTACTCACCAGCCCCGATCACCCCACTGGTACTGATCGCCTTGCAGAAGTCGCTAGTTTGCTAAAGCTTCCAGATAATGCTCTCATAGTCAATGTGCAAGGCGATGAGCCGCTCATTCCGCCAGAATTGATTAATCAAGTTGCGAAAACATTAGCAGATCATGCTGATTGTGCGATCTCTACAGTAGCAGTTCCGATCGATGATGCCGCCGAAATCAACAATCCCAATGCTGTCAAAGTGGTCCTCAATCGCCATGGGGAAGCGCTGTACTTTTCAAGAGCCCCCATCCCCTTTGTCAGAGATGCAAAAAATACTGATCAAATCGAGCATTTACGTCACTTAGGCATTTATGCCTATCGGGCAGACTTTTTACAGGCCTACGCACGCCTCCTTCCAGCTCCGCCCGAACAAGCTGAGGCACTTGAGCAACTGCGCGCCCTGTGGAATGGTTACAAAATTGCCGTTTATACCGCCCCAGAGACACCCCCTGCTGGGGTTGACACCCCCGAGGATCTGGAACGAATTAGAGGCCTACTGGGCGGCAGCTAG
- a CDS encoding Trm112 family protein, with translation MDKRLLDILACPLCKSQLHLDANRHELICKADRLAYPIRDDVPVMLVEEARSLSADEVL, from the coding sequence ATGGATAAACGTCTACTCGATATTTTGGCTTGCCCTTTGTGCAAAAGCCAATTGCATCTGGATGCAAATAGGCATGAGCTGATTTGTAAAGCCGATCGCTTAGCCTACCCCATACGCGATGATGTTCCGGTGATGCTAGTTGAAGAGGCGCGTAGCCTCAGCGCAGATGAAGTGCTCTAG
- the lpxK gene encoding tetraacyldisaccharide 4'-kinase: MSANLLRKAPRFWERRGPTSLLLWPLSCLYGALLRARKLIADLNLARAQPAPVPIIIVGNIRVGGTGKTPIVIALAERLSQLGWKPGIISRGYGSSQQTSPLLVTSESDPSVAGDEPVLIAKRTHDQFPIWVFPQRQKSISALLKASPQVNVIISDDGLQHSGLTRWPAREGGRDIEFVVRDGRREGNRFLLPAGPLREPANRDRDATLITGINTASAKPKSGILDEYFLGRRAFNLGTYLGTPYQLINSAKTLSLESIGQQYLPKNITAIAGLGNPARFFDDLAKHGVNAKQMPLPDHANYTAEFFGDIKAQCILITEKDAVKCSGINDDRIWVVPMSLHLPDTLMEWLVSILQRPNPYRYTL; this comes from the coding sequence ATGTCTGCCAATCTCCTTCGGAAAGCGCCCCGGTTTTGGGAAAGGCGTGGTCCTACTAGTCTTTTACTGTGGCCTCTCTCTTGCTTGTATGGGGCACTCTTACGTGCTCGCAAACTGATTGCTGATTTGAATCTCGCCAGAGCTCAACCTGCGCCTGTGCCCATCATCATTGTGGGAAATATCCGTGTTGGTGGTACTGGAAAAACTCCAATTGTGATTGCGCTAGCTGAACGCTTAAGCCAACTTGGTTGGAAACCAGGAATTATTAGCAGAGGTTATGGATCCTCCCAGCAAACTTCTCCTCTACTAGTAACAAGTGAATCTGATCCATCCGTTGCAGGAGACGAACCGGTACTCATTGCGAAGCGCACTCACGATCAATTTCCGATTTGGGTTTTTCCACAGCGTCAAAAAAGCATTAGCGCTCTACTCAAGGCGTCACCGCAAGTGAATGTCATCATCAGTGATGATGGCCTGCAACACAGCGGCTTAACTCGCTGGCCGGCACGTGAAGGTGGACGTGATATTGAATTTGTCGTACGCGATGGCCGCAGGGAAGGTAATCGCTTCCTGCTGCCCGCCGGACCATTGCGAGAGCCTGCGAATCGAGATCGAGATGCCACACTCATCACTGGCATCAACACAGCATCAGCCAAGCCTAAAAGCGGGATCCTAGATGAATATTTTTTGGGCCGCAGAGCATTTAACCTAGGAACGTATTTAGGCACGCCTTATCAACTAATCAATTCTGCTAAAACGCTGTCCCTAGAAAGTATTGGTCAACAATACTTACCCAAGAACATCACCGCGATTGCAGGACTGGGCAATCCTGCGCGCTTTTTTGATGATTTAGCCAAACATGGTGTTAATGCTAAACAGATGCCACTACCCGATCACGCCAACTACACGGCCGAGTTTTTTGGTGACATTAAAGCGCAATGTATTTTGATAACTGAAAAAGATGCAGTGAAATGCTCTGGTATTAATGATGACCGCATCTGGGTAGTTCCGATGTCACTTCACCTACCCGACACCCTGATGGAATGGCTAGTCTCCATTTTGCAAAGACCAAATCCTTATCGCTACACTTTGTAA
- the adk gene encoding adenylate kinase, with amino-acid sequence MRLILLGAPGAGKGTQAQFICEKFGIPQISTGDMLRAAVKAGTELGVAAKKIMDAGGLVSDDIIIGLVKDRLTQPDCSKGYLFDGFPRTIPQAQAMKDAGVPIDYVLEIDVPFDAIIDRMGGRRVHPASDRTYHIKFNPPKVEGKDDVTGEELIQRDDDKEETVRKRLQVYDDQTRPLVDYYSSWAAQASPTDKVKAPAYRKVSGTGSVDDITASIFAALK; translated from the coding sequence ATGCGGTTGATTCTGCTCGGTGCACCTGGTGCTGGAAAAGGCACACAAGCTCAGTTTATTTGCGAAAAATTTGGCATTCCACAAATCTCTACGGGCGATATGTTGCGCGCTGCAGTGAAAGCTGGAACCGAACTGGGCGTTGCTGCTAAAAAAATTATGGATGCGGGCGGCCTTGTTTCCGACGACATCATCATTGGCTTAGTTAAAGATCGCTTAACCCAACCGGATTGCAGCAAAGGTTACTTATTTGACGGCTTCCCAAGAACCATTCCTCAAGCGCAAGCCATGAAGGATGCTGGCGTTCCAATTGATTATGTTTTGGAAATCGACGTTCCCTTTGATGCAATCATTGATCGTATGGGCGGTCGTCGCGTACATCCCGCATCAGACCGTACGTATCACATTAAATTTAATCCACCCAAGGTTGAAGGCAAAGACGACGTCACTGGTGAGGAATTAATTCAGCGTGATGACGATAAAGAGGAAACCGTACGCAAGCGTTTGCAAGTCTATGACGATCAAACCCGTCCACTCGTAGATTACTACTCATCATGGGCTGCGCAAGCTAGCCCAACAGACAAAGTAAAAGCGCCTGCTTATCGCAAAGTAAGCGGCACCGGTAGTGTTGATGACATCACCGCATCGATCTTTGCTGCTCTGAAGTAA